One genomic window of Pseudomonas chlororaphis subsp. piscium includes the following:
- a CDS encoding monovalent cation:proton antiporter-2 (CPA2) family protein codes for MPHEGNLLQAAVVFLFAAVLTVPLAKRLQLGAVLGYLLAGVIIGPAVLGLVGNPQSISHVSELGVVLLLFIIGLELSPRRLWVMRKSVFGVGLAQVLLTGVVIGCVALFLFGQPLNSAIVLGLGLALSSTAFGLQSLAERKELTSPHGRLAFAILLFQDIAAIPLIAMVPVLAGVDHNTSSAEDLRHGLQVLGSIAVVVIGGRYLLRPVFRVVARTGLPEVSTATALLVVIGTAWLMDMVGVSMALGAFLAGLLLADSEYRHELEAQIEPFKGLLLGLFFISVGMGANISLLFSAPIAVLGLTLLLIAIKLPLLFVVGRLAGGLGRLSAVRLGVVLAAGGEFAFVVFKIGRDQGLFEARLYDLLVLTITLSMAVTPLLLLACARFLQPKAKHVEMPAEYREIETDAPRVVIAGMGRMGQIVARILRAQKIPFVALDTSVDTIELTRSFGGMPVFYGDPMRAEILKAAKVGEAEYFVIATDDPQTNINTAAVVRKLYPHIKIIARARNRQHVHKLVDLGAEAVRETYYSSLEMSRKALIGLGLTHAQADSRIKRFTDHDEQVLEAQHAIYDDHAKILQSAQEARAELARLFEADEQDEQADGVLPPPR; via the coding sequence ATGCCCCATGAAGGCAACCTGTTGCAAGCCGCTGTCGTGTTTCTGTTCGCGGCGGTGCTGACCGTCCCCCTGGCCAAGCGCCTGCAGCTGGGGGCCGTGCTTGGCTATCTGCTGGCCGGGGTGATTATCGGCCCGGCGGTGCTGGGGCTGGTGGGCAACCCGCAGAGCATCAGCCATGTGTCTGAACTGGGGGTGGTGTTGCTGCTGTTCATCATCGGCCTGGAGCTGTCGCCACGACGCTTGTGGGTGATGCGCAAATCGGTGTTCGGCGTCGGCCTGGCCCAGGTGCTGCTGACTGGAGTGGTGATCGGCTGCGTAGCCCTGTTCCTGTTTGGCCAGCCACTGAACAGCGCCATCGTGCTGGGCCTGGGCCTGGCGTTGTCGTCCACCGCCTTCGGCCTGCAAAGCCTGGCCGAACGCAAGGAGCTGACCAGCCCCCACGGGCGCCTGGCCTTCGCCATCCTGCTGTTCCAGGACATCGCGGCGATTCCGTTGATTGCCATGGTTCCGGTACTGGCCGGGGTCGACCACAACACCAGCAGCGCCGAAGACCTGCGCCATGGCCTGCAAGTGCTGGGCAGCATCGCCGTGGTGGTGATCGGCGGACGTTATCTGTTGCGCCCGGTGTTCCGCGTGGTGGCGCGCACCGGCCTGCCGGAAGTGTCCACCGCCACCGCTTTGCTGGTGGTGATCGGTACTGCCTGGCTGATGGACATGGTCGGTGTGTCCATGGCCCTCGGCGCCTTCCTTGCCGGCCTGCTGCTGGCGGACTCGGAATACCGTCATGAACTGGAAGCGCAGATCGAACCCTTCAAGGGCCTGCTGCTGGGGCTGTTTTTCATCAGCGTCGGCATGGGCGCCAATATCAGTCTGCTGTTCAGCGCGCCGATCGCGGTGCTGGGCCTGACCCTGCTGCTGATCGCCATCAAGCTGCCGCTGCTGTTCGTGGTCGGGCGCCTGGCCGGTGGCCTGGGGCGCTTGAGCGCGGTGCGCCTGGGCGTGGTGCTGGCAGCCGGCGGTGAATTCGCTTTCGTGGTGTTCAAGATCGGCCGCGATCAGGGCCTGTTCGAGGCGCGCCTGTATGACCTGCTGGTGCTGACCATCACCCTGTCCATGGCCGTGACCCCGCTGCTGCTCCTGGCCTGCGCGCGCTTCTTGCAGCCCAAGGCGAAGCACGTGGAGATGCCCGCCGAATACCGCGAGATCGAAACCGACGCGCCACGGGTGGTGATTGCCGGCATGGGCCGGATGGGTCAGATCGTCGCGCGGATCCTGCGGGCGCAGAAGATCCCTTTCGTGGCCCTCGACACCTCGGTCGACACCATCGAACTGACCCGCAGCTTCGGTGGCATGCCGGTGTTCTACGGCGACCCGATGCGCGCGGAAATCCTCAAGGCGGCCAAGGTCGGCGAGGCGGAATATTTCGTGATCGCCACCGACGACCCGCAGACCAACATCAACACCGCGGCGGTGGTGCGCAAGCTCTACCCGCACATCAAGATCATCGCCCGCGCCCGTAACCGCCAGCACGTGCACAAGCTGGTGGACCTGGGCGCCGAAGCGGTGCGGGAAACCTACTACTCGAGCCTGGAAATGAGCCGCAAGGCGCTGATCGGCCTGGGCCTGACCCACGCCCAGGCCGACTCGCGGATCAAGCGCTTCACCGACCACGACGAACAGGTACTCGAAGCTCAGCACGCGATCTATGACGACCACGCCAAGATCCTGCAATCGGCCCAGGAAGCCCGGGCCGAACTGGCGCGGCTGTTCGAGGCGGATGAGCAGGACGAGCAGGCCGACGGAGTGCTGCCGCCACCGCGTTGA
- a CDS encoding M48 family metallopeptidase translates to MNFFEHQARAKRRTGTLVLLMILAVLCLVTVTSLALNLLWLQFLKEMKQSPSFDWRLTAMIAAVVFLVVIGSSMGKHSELKAGGKVVAKRLGGRLINLHPDGLEEQRLLNVVEEMALASGTPVPQVYVLPDAGINAFAAGFTPQEAVIGVTRGAIMVLNREELQAVIAHEFSHIYNGDMRLNTRLVAIVHGILVIGLTGEAMANGVNQAGRLAQNRVGGLAMWSGLALILLGSVGTFFGNMIKGAISREREFLADASAVQFTRNPAGLVGALKKIGGYAASSKLDSAFSSEYSHLYFSEGATLSVYGQSATHPPLSTRIRRLEPGWDGRLPTIEAIELPAEPARSGLDSSGVFSRQSQATSALVFDLNAIKQSIASIGSPNAQHLLAAQAALVSLDPALQRSAHSTTGAQALVYGLLLSANESMRRRQLAQLDANSPTEVFGCLQALQKQLAALDPNLRLPLLDLSIPALQQLDKKACKPFMDNLRQLIDADDQVELLEWTLLRIVQRNVEGLPAPEYKWGLFQRSEELAVLLGALASAGQKTAQQAQLALAHAWTGLPFARPQPAEVDLEHLDAALVRLRQLMPEERPTLLQAMARCVCYDGQVTVAEAELMRAVADVLDCPMPPLLSPAAPQPASTQTSVESPQTATL, encoded by the coding sequence ATGAATTTTTTTGAACACCAGGCCCGGGCCAAACGGCGTACCGGGACCCTGGTGCTGCTGATGATCCTGGCCGTGCTGTGCCTGGTGACTGTCACCAGCCTGGCGCTGAACCTGCTCTGGCTGCAATTTCTCAAGGAAATGAAGCAGTCGCCGAGCTTCGACTGGCGGCTGACCGCGATGATCGCCGCGGTGGTGTTCCTGGTGGTGATCGGCAGCAGCATGGGCAAGCACTCCGAACTGAAAGCCGGCGGCAAGGTGGTCGCCAAGCGCCTGGGTGGCCGGCTGATCAACCTGCACCCGGACGGCCTGGAAGAACAACGGCTGCTCAATGTGGTCGAGGAAATGGCCCTGGCCTCGGGCACCCCGGTGCCACAGGTGTACGTGCTGCCCGATGCCGGGATCAATGCGTTCGCCGCCGGTTTTACCCCACAGGAGGCGGTGATCGGGGTCACCCGTGGCGCCATCATGGTGCTCAACCGCGAGGAACTGCAGGCGGTGATCGCCCATGAGTTCAGCCATATCTACAACGGCGACATGCGCCTCAACACTCGGCTGGTGGCGATTGTCCACGGCATCCTGGTCATCGGCCTGACCGGCGAGGCGATGGCCAACGGGGTCAACCAGGCCGGCCGGCTGGCACAGAATCGGGTCGGTGGGCTGGCGATGTGGAGTGGCCTGGCGCTGATCCTGCTGGGTTCGGTCGGGACCTTTTTCGGCAATATGATCAAGGGCGCCATCAGCCGCGAGCGCGAGTTCCTCGCCGATGCCTCGGCGGTGCAGTTCACCCGCAACCCGGCCGGCCTGGTCGGCGCGCTGAAAAAGATCGGCGGTTATGCCGCCAGCTCGAAGCTCGACAGCGCCTTCAGTTCTGAATACAGCCACCTGTATTTCAGTGAAGGGGCCACCCTCTCCGTCTATGGCCAGTCCGCGACCCATCCGCCCCTCTCGACGCGGATCCGGCGCCTGGAACCCGGCTGGGACGGCCGCTTGCCCACCATCGAAGCCATCGAGCTGCCGGCCGAGCCCGCCCGCTCCGGGCTGGACAGCTCCGGCGTGTTCAGCCGCCAGTCGCAAGCGACCAGCGCCCTGGTCTTCGACCTGAATGCGATCAAGCAGTCGATTGCCAGCATCGGCAGCCCGAACGCGCAACATCTGCTGGCGGCACAAGCGGCGCTGGTCAGCCTCGACCCGGCGCTCCAACGCAGCGCCCACAGCACCACTGGCGCCCAGGCGCTGGTCTATGGCCTGCTGCTGTCCGCCAACGAATCGATGCGCCGCCGCCAACTCGCGCAGCTGGACGCCAACAGCCCCACCGAGGTCTTCGGTTGCCTGCAAGCCCTGCAAAAACAGCTGGCGGCCCTCGACCCGAACCTGCGCCTGCCGCTGCTGGACCTGTCGATTCCAGCCCTGCAGCAGCTGGACAAGAAAGCCTGCAAGCCATTCATGGACAACCTGCGACAACTGATCGACGCCGACGACCAGGTCGAGCTACTGGAGTGGACGCTGCTGCGCATCGTGCAACGCAATGTCGAAGGCCTGCCGGCGCCCGAATACAAATGGGGGCTGTTCCAGCGCAGCGAAGAACTGGCGGTCCTGCTCGGCGCCCTGGCCAGTGCCGGGCAAAAGACCGCGCAGCAGGCCCAGCTGGCCCTGGCCCATGCCTGGACCGGCCTGCCCTTCGCCCGGCCGCAACCGGCAGAAGTCGACCTCGAACACCTGGATGCCGCCCTGGTGCGCCTGCGCCAGCTGATGCCCGAGGAACGGCCGACGCTGCTGCAAGCCATGGCCCGCTGCGTCTGCTACGACGGCCAGGTCACCGTGGCCGAAGCCGAGCTGATGCGCGCCGTGGCCGACGTGCTGGATTGCCCGATGCCACCGCTGCTGTCCCCCGCTGCCCCACAGCCGGCATCCACCCAGACGTCTGTAGAATCCCCCCAGACCGCCACGCTCTGA
- a CDS encoding LemA family protein: MAVSTIVILLVLALLAVYVISVYNGLVARRNRFKNAFAQIEVQLKRRYDLIPNLVETAKAYLKHERDTLEAVTAARNAALAGLKAVAAEPGNPQNMAQLGQAEGALSNAMGRLNVSMEAYPDLKASQNMQQLSEELTSTENKVSFARQAFNDTVMNYNSYKQSFPPVILAGLFGHGADASLLQFADSALIQEAPKVAF; encoded by the coding sequence ATGGCTGTTTCAACTATTGTGATTCTGCTCGTTCTGGCCCTGCTGGCGGTCTACGTCATCTCCGTCTACAACGGCCTGGTGGCCCGCCGGAACCGCTTCAAGAACGCCTTCGCGCAGATCGAAGTCCAGCTCAAGCGCCGTTACGACCTGATCCCCAACCTGGTGGAAACCGCCAAGGCTTACCTCAAGCACGAGCGCGACACCCTCGAAGCCGTGACCGCGGCACGCAACGCCGCGCTGGCGGGTCTCAAGGCCGTCGCGGCCGAGCCCGGCAACCCGCAGAACATGGCCCAGCTGGGCCAGGCCGAAGGCGCGCTGTCCAACGCCATGGGCCGGCTGAATGTGAGCATGGAGGCCTACCCGGACCTCAAGGCATCGCAGAACATGCAGCAGCTGAGCGAAGAGCTGACCAGCACCGAAAACAAAGTGTCCTTTGCCCGCCAGGCCTTCAACGACACGGTGATGAACTACAACAGCTACAAGCAGAGTTTCCCGCCGGTGATCCTGGCCGGCCTGTTCGGCCATGGCGCCGACGCCAGCCTGCTGCAATTCGCCGACAGCGCCCTGATCCAGGAAGCCCCCAAGGTCGCGTTCTAA
- a CDS encoding ABC1 kinase family protein has protein sequence MLEPTWTALKHHKRVHQIVAVLAAFGAQDVLLRLGLGRLLGEPPAAGEAPPSDSTPQRVRLALEKLGPTFIKLGQILASRSDILPPHWISELESLHSSAATLPWSELEDQVRDDLGCELEQVFAEFDTEPLAAASIAQVYRARLLSGEAVVVKVQRPSLRRKMSADLQLLEGVAMLVEENAALAHYQPRQMVRQLARAMLEELDFTQEGQHCDTVAANFAEHPQIAIPRIHWLHSSERLLVQEFLPSHTPLERQALIEQGLDPSLLAQRGAQAFIKMLLEDGLFHGDPHPGNLRAMDDNRVGFIDFGMVGRLDERRRLEVMGFMRAMTEGSTEALVAVLIDWSGEQVRDLSAIEQAAREFMGRHGGKALNMSAMIEDFLGLMRAYQLLLPADLLVLFKALITADGVLTRLDPQLDLVATARPAIHKMLKEQFSWKLARRLGLDGLELSRGVAVELPQLARLLINRLKHGVVDLRLDMPGVERLEKSLRLASTRLSLALLISALLIAFGPQIAAAGPVWQGLSVVGWLAGVAIVGGLVAFVWSLFRRS, from the coding sequence ATGCTCGAACCCACCTGGACGGCACTCAAACACCATAAGCGGGTGCATCAGATAGTCGCCGTGCTGGCGGCCTTCGGTGCCCAGGATGTGCTGCTGCGCCTGGGCCTGGGGCGCTTGCTGGGCGAGCCGCCAGCCGCTGGTGAAGCGCCGCCTTCAGACTCGACGCCGCAGCGGGTCCGTCTGGCCCTGGAGAAGCTCGGGCCGACCTTTATCAAGCTCGGGCAGATCCTCGCCAGCCGCAGCGATATCCTGCCGCCGCACTGGATCAGCGAGCTGGAGTCGCTGCACAGCAGCGCCGCGACCTTGCCCTGGAGCGAGCTGGAGGACCAGGTGCGCGATGACCTGGGCTGCGAGCTGGAGCAGGTGTTCGCCGAGTTCGACACCGAGCCTCTCGCGGCGGCCTCCATCGCCCAGGTTTATCGCGCGCGCCTGCTCAGTGGCGAGGCGGTGGTGGTCAAGGTGCAGCGCCCCAGCCTGCGGCGCAAGATGAGTGCCGACCTGCAACTGCTGGAAGGCGTGGCGATGCTGGTGGAAGAGAACGCCGCCCTGGCCCATTACCAGCCGCGGCAGATGGTCCGGCAATTGGCCCGGGCGATGCTCGAAGAACTGGACTTCACCCAGGAAGGCCAGCACTGCGACACAGTGGCGGCGAATTTCGCCGAGCATCCACAGATCGCCATTCCGCGTATCCATTGGCTGCACAGTAGCGAGCGCCTGCTGGTCCAGGAATTCCTCCCCAGCCATACGCCGCTGGAACGTCAGGCCCTGATCGAGCAGGGGCTGGACCCGAGCCTGCTGGCGCAGCGCGGGGCCCAGGCCTTTATCAAGATGCTGCTGGAAGACGGCCTGTTCCATGGCGACCCGCACCCCGGCAACCTGCGGGCTATGGACGACAATCGCGTCGGCTTCATCGACTTCGGCATGGTCGGACGTCTCGATGAGCGTCGGCGCCTGGAGGTCATGGGCTTTATGCGGGCCATGACCGAGGGCAGTACCGAAGCGCTGGTGGCGGTGCTGATCGACTGGAGCGGGGAGCAAGTGCGCGACCTGTCCGCCATCGAACAGGCCGCGCGGGAATTCATGGGCCGGCACGGCGGCAAGGCGCTGAACATGAGTGCGATGATCGAGGACTTCCTCGGCCTGATGCGCGCATACCAGCTGTTGCTGCCGGCCGACCTGCTGGTGCTGTTCAAGGCGCTGATCACCGCCGATGGCGTGCTCACCCGGCTCGACCCGCAACTGGACCTGGTAGCCACCGCGCGCCCGGCGATTCACAAGATGCTTAAGGAACAGTTCAGCTGGAAACTCGCCCGTCGCCTGGGCCTCGACGGCCTGGAACTGAGCCGTGGCGTCGCCGTCGAACTGCCGCAACTGGCCCGCCTGCTGATCAACCGCCTGAAACACGGCGTGGTCGACCTGCGCCTCGACATGCCGGGCGTCGAGCGCCTGGAAAAATCCCTGCGCCTGGCCTCGACCCGCTTGTCCCTGGCCCTGCTGATCAGCGCGCTGCTGATCGCCTTCGGCCCACAGATCGCCGCGGCCGGGCCAGTCTGGCAGGGGTTGTCGGTGGTGGGCTGGCTGGCGGGAGTGGCGATCGTGGGCGGGTTGGTGGCGTTTGTCTGGAGCTTGTTCAGGCGTTCCTGA
- a CDS encoding DUF6572 domain-containing protein: MSIVDTKVVDIIAVPEWEPDNVILVITDHLEWGDKTQQGEHLLLLQEKINTYIAFIESGEILESYPPSKDKAPIIRINGLYELPEQGEFFIDRVTEVLKGVGIGLEFILKADEEIRNM, translated from the coding sequence ATGTCCATCGTAGACACGAAAGTCGTAGATATTATTGCAGTGCCAGAGTGGGAACCCGATAACGTGATTCTGGTTATCACGGACCACCTTGAATGGGGTGATAAAACCCAACAAGGTGAACACCTGTTATTGCTGCAAGAGAAGATCAACACTTACATCGCCTTCATCGAAAGTGGTGAAATCCTAGAGAGCTATCCACCATCCAAAGACAAAGCCCCCATCATTCGTATCAACGGTCTGTACGAACTACCAGAACAAGGTGAGTTCTTCATAGATCGCGTTACTGAGGTGCTGAAAGGGGTTGGTATCGGGCTAGAGTTCATCCTTAAAGCGGATGAAGAAATACGCAACATGTGA
- a CDS encoding FKBP-type peptidyl-prolyl cis-trans isomerase, which translates to MSDPLQVIDIEVGEGKAVVKGALITTQYRGFLEDGTPFDSSWERGKPFQCVIGTGRVIKGWDQGLMGMQVGGKRKLLVPAHLGYGERSMGKIPPNSNLVFEIELLEVLTRDD; encoded by the coding sequence ATGAGCGACCCGTTGCAGGTGATCGATATCGAAGTGGGCGAGGGCAAGGCGGTGGTCAAGGGCGCCTTGATCACCACCCAGTACCGCGGTTTCCTGGAAGACGGCACGCCCTTCGATTCGTCCTGGGAGCGTGGCAAGCCGTTCCAGTGCGTGATCGGCACCGGGCGGGTGATCAAGGGCTGGGACCAGGGCCTGATGGGTATGCAGGTCGGCGGCAAGCGCAAGCTCTTGGTACCGGCGCACCTGGGCTACGGCGAGCGCTCGATGGGTAAGATCCCGCCGAATTCCAACCTGGTGTTCGAGATCGAGTTGCTGGAAGTCCTGACTCGCGACGACTGA
- a CDS encoding pyocin S6 family toxin immunity protein: MYLCITGFLLNSREDDSLKYELDVDSTYNKQIVETLGHTSLNAMAEGEWLLTNEQIAAISEIIGQPLPTDLKLYIGVEA; the protein is encoded by the coding sequence ATGTACTTGTGTATTACTGGTTTTTTGCTCAATAGCAGAGAAGATGACTCGCTCAAGTATGAGCTTGATGTAGACAGCACCTATAACAAGCAAATTGTAGAAACTCTCGGCCATACCAGCCTTAACGCCATGGCGGAAGGCGAATGGCTGCTAACCAATGAACAAATAGCAGCAATATCAGAAATCATAGGGCAACCACTCCCAACTGATTTGAAACTGTACATTGGCGTTGAAGCATAG
- a CDS encoding colicin E3/pyocin S6 family cytotoxin has protein sequence MSGYVPNAPKGYRNKGVEPVDLGAQRWAEYKDLPPKAEDKPVTMGCVFAKSCNLPDGVIDHKNPAGFVPVEKLADYGLWAVLATGTAITAEGSSLQLVGGSATGSAIAKRLGGSLFLTLLESAGAVAACAVGGTIALLIPNTSISPDSAFYKNDQYSTLDAGRTRVRVNVKTLPDGSVNAYGFYTGGKTDWENAPVIKAKKDGENYVADIGNGIGLTWTPAASPDSALGIPALEGAPQLPPVWVYPPTEQADKILVNPVHPPDYQDAIIWFPSTDIQPIYISLSVPGDHSYYPPPKGLTAFPDAVRADSKTRVQGGGAMRKRWKDRKGRIYEWDSQHGAVEIYDKQGKHLGEFDPETGEQTKPVKPGRTVEK, from the coding sequence ATGAGTGGCTACGTACCGAACGCCCCGAAGGGCTATCGCAACAAGGGTGTAGAGCCCGTCGATCTGGGCGCCCAACGCTGGGCCGAATACAAAGACCTGCCGCCAAAGGCAGAAGACAAACCCGTCACCATGGGTTGTGTCTTTGCCAAAAGCTGCAACCTGCCTGACGGTGTGATCGATCACAAGAATCCGGCCGGATTTGTGCCTGTTGAGAAGCTGGCTGATTACGGGCTATGGGCTGTATTAGCTACCGGGACGGCAATCACAGCGGAAGGTTCCTCTCTCCAATTGGTGGGCGGCTCTGCCACTGGCAGCGCCATTGCCAAACGTCTTGGCGGATCACTTTTTCTCACACTGCTAGAAAGTGCCGGAGCTGTCGCGGCTTGCGCTGTTGGGGGCACAATTGCCCTGTTAATACCAAACACCAGCATTTCCCCCGATAGCGCATTTTACAAAAACGATCAGTACTCCACGCTTGATGCTGGCCGCACTCGTGTGCGAGTCAACGTGAAGACCTTGCCGGACGGCTCCGTTAACGCTTACGGGTTCTACACAGGCGGTAAAACGGACTGGGAGAATGCTCCAGTCATCAAGGCTAAGAAGGACGGCGAAAACTACGTCGCAGACATCGGTAACGGGATTGGACTCACTTGGACGCCAGCGGCGAGCCCTGACAGTGCCCTAGGTATTCCTGCTCTAGAAGGTGCCCCGCAACTACCACCTGTGTGGGTTTACCCTCCCACTGAGCAGGCCGATAAGATACTGGTCAACCCAGTGCATCCGCCCGACTACCAAGACGCGATTATCTGGTTTCCCAGCACCGATATTCAGCCGATTTATATTTCGCTGAGTGTTCCGGGAGACCATAGCTATTATCCACCACCTAAAGGCCTGACAGCTTTTCCTGACGCGGTAAGAGCAGACTCTAAAACCAGGGTTCAAGGCGGAGGAGCAATGCGTAAACGCTGGAAGGATCGTAAAGGCCGTATTTACGAGTGGGACAGCCAGCATGGCGCGGTCGAAATATACGATAAACAAGGGAAGCATCTTGGCGAATTCGACCCTGAAACGGGTGAGCAGACCAAGCCCGTCAAACCCGGTCGAACAGTAGAAAAATAG
- a CDS encoding metal/formaldehyde-sensitive transcriptional repressor, whose product MSHTHAQKDDLLKRVRRILGQVQAVERALESGAECAKTLHLVAATRGAINGLMGEIIEAHALEHVAHPELSDEERAKGVSELLEAIRRYS is encoded by the coding sequence ATGTCGCACACGCACGCACAGAAAGACGACTTGCTCAAACGGGTCCGGCGCATTCTTGGCCAGGTGCAGGCCGTGGAGCGGGCCCTGGAATCCGGCGCGGAGTGCGCCAAGACCCTGCACCTGGTGGCGGCCACCCGTGGCGCGATCAACGGGCTGATGGGGGAAATCATCGAGGCCCATGCCCTGGAGCATGTGGCTCACCCCGAACTCAGCGATGAAGAACGGGCCAAGGGCGTGAGCGAACTGCTCGAAGCCATTCGCCGATATTCCTGA
- the dmeF gene encoding CDF family Co(II)/Ni(II) efflux transporter DmeF, with the protein MSPTLPATGLTHDHHFLGAAHDENARRTLWVVALTFVMMIGEIAAGYLTGSMALLADGFHMATHAGALGIAAAAYGFARRNADNARFSFGTGKVGDLAGFASALILGLVAIGIAGESLLRLLQPTQVAFTEATVIAVVGLLVNIVSALLLSGGHAHHGHDHGHQHAHEHPHEHSQGHGHHHDNNLRSAYVHVLADALTSVLAIAALLAGRYLGWVWLDPVMGIVGALVIGRWAYGLMKSSAAVLLDTTDEHLAGEIRHSVEAAGDARITDLHVWQVGPQARAAIVSVVAAAGVSAETIRQRLAPVHELSHLTLEYRSL; encoded by the coding sequence ATGAGCCCCACCTTGCCAGCCACAGGTTTGACCCACGACCACCACTTCCTCGGTGCCGCCCACGATGAAAACGCCCGGCGTACGCTGTGGGTGGTGGCGCTGACCTTCGTCATGATGATCGGCGAGATCGCCGCCGGTTATCTCACCGGTTCCATGGCCTTGCTGGCCGACGGCTTCCATATGGCGACCCACGCCGGGGCCCTGGGCATCGCGGCGGCGGCCTACGGTTTCGCCCGGCGCAATGCCGACAATGCGCGCTTCAGCTTCGGCACCGGCAAGGTTGGCGATCTGGCGGGATTCGCCTCGGCGCTGATCCTCGGCCTGGTGGCCATCGGCATCGCCGGTGAATCTCTGCTGCGGCTGTTGCAGCCGACCCAGGTGGCCTTCACCGAGGCGACGGTGATCGCCGTGGTCGGGCTGCTGGTGAATATTGTCAGTGCTTTGCTGCTTTCCGGTGGCCATGCCCATCACGGCCACGATCACGGTCATCAGCATGCTCATGAGCATCCACACGAACATTCACAGGGGCATGGCCATCACCACGACAACAACCTGCGCTCGGCCTATGTCCATGTGCTGGCCGATGCCCTGACCTCGGTCCTGGCCATCGCCGCGTTGCTGGCGGGGCGTTATCTGGGTTGGGTCTGGCTCGACCCGGTGATGGGCATAGTCGGCGCCCTGGTCATCGGTCGCTGGGCCTATGGCTTGATGAAGTCCAGCGCGGCGGTGCTGCTCGATACCACGGACGAACACCTGGCCGGCGAGATTCGCCATTCGGTGGAAGCCGCCGGCGATGCGCGCATCACCGACCTGCATGTGTGGCAGGTGGGCCCGCAGGCGCGGGCAGCGATTGTCAGCGTGGTAGCGGCTGCCGGTGTCAGCGCCGAGACCATCCGCCAGCGTCTGGCGCCGGTCCACGAGCTGTCGCACCTCACCCTCGAATATCGCAGCCTGTAA
- a CDS encoding alpha/beta fold hydrolase yields the protein MSQMTQHALKLNGIELHLHATGPLDGPPVWLLHGFPECWYSWRRQVAPLVAAGYRVLIPQMRGYGDSSAPEDVAAYDVLTLCADIQQAMDALGQEQACIVGHDWGAVVAWHLALLEPQRVKALVALSVPFAGRPKRPAVEIMAELFAERFNYILYFQKPGVAERELDADIDRSLLHFMHDCEHLLDEKGPSALLFEGMPPHLAPPAWCTPEDFAVYRRTFAGRGFRGALNWYRNFERNWQRTEHLGERQVSQPTLFMIGDRDPVGQLEARTLERMPGKVPRLEQHRLADCGHWIQSEQAEEVNLRLLDFLGRNYPCPPAVQTGA from the coding sequence ATGAGTCAGATGACCCAACATGCCCTGAAGCTCAATGGCATCGAATTGCACCTGCATGCCACCGGACCGCTGGATGGACCGCCGGTGTGGCTGCTGCACGGTTTTCCCGAGTGCTGGTATTCGTGGCGCCGGCAGGTGGCGCCGCTGGTGGCCGCCGGCTACCGGGTGCTGATTCCGCAGATGCGCGGCTACGGCGACAGCAGCGCCCCAGAGGATGTAGCCGCCTATGACGTACTGACCCTGTGCGCCGATATCCAGCAGGCGATGGATGCCCTGGGACAGGAGCAGGCCTGCATCGTCGGTCACGACTGGGGCGCCGTGGTCGCCTGGCACCTGGCGCTGCTGGAGCCGCAGCGGGTCAAGGCCCTGGTGGCCCTCTCGGTGCCTTTCGCCGGCCGCCCCAAACGCCCGGCCGTGGAGATCATGGCCGAGCTGTTCGCCGAGCGTTTCAATTACATCCTGTACTTCCAGAAACCCGGCGTCGCCGAGCGGGAACTGGACGCCGACATCGACCGCAGCCTGCTGCATTTCATGCACGACTGCGAACACCTGCTGGATGAAAAAGGTCCGTCGGCCCTGCTGTTCGAGGGCATGCCGCCGCACCTGGCACCGCCCGCCTGGTGCACGCCGGAGGACTTCGCGGTGTACCGGCGCACCTTCGCGGGGCGAGGTTTTCGCGGTGCCCTGAACTGGTACCGCAACTTCGAGCGCAACTGGCAACGGACCGAACACCTGGGCGAACGCCAGGTGAGCCAACCCACCCTGTTCATGATCGGCGACCGCGACCCGGTGGGCCAGCTGGAAGCCCGTACACTGGAGCGCATGCCCGGCAAGGTGCCACGCCTGGAACAGCATCGGCTGGCGGATTGCGGGCACTGGATCCAGAGCGAACAGGCCGAAGAGGTCAATCTGCGGTTGCTGGATTTTCTTGGGAGAAACTACCCCTGCCCGCCTGCGGTGCAGACAGGGGCCTAG